CTGTTAACCGCGGCGCGTCGAATCTGACGCCAGTCTCGCCGCTCGCTTTCCTCGGTCGGTTCCGGGGAGCTGAACTGCTCGATCATCGCCTCGTCCTGACGAACCCGGTACCAGTTCTGCAGGGCAGACTCCATGACCTTACTGCGGTCCATGTCGGCGTGACGTTGGACATAACGGTCGACCGCGTTGAGCAGCGCTGGGTCGACAGTAATGCTGACCTTCGCGCGCCGCCGGCTTCCAGGCGAAGTTGCCACGCTCGAATAATACTACTTTTTGTCCTACCAATCGGTGGGATGTAACTATCGCTCCGAATACGCGTTTCTATTGGTGTGGATATGCGCTCCCGGCGACTCGTCGTGATCGTCGCGGGTCCAGCAACGCTGATGGCGGCGAGCCTGCTGGCCGCCTGCAGCCCGGGAACCGCGGGATTCCCGGCCAGCTCGCCGACGGCGAGCGCCATATCCAGCCCGACTCAACAGCCGGCTATTAGCGCCGTACCCAGCGCCACTGACCAATCGACGCCGGCAGGGACATCGATGAGCCGCTGCGCGACCGGATGGCTGCAGATGAGCCGCGGGGTGACCCAGGGCGCCACGGGCAACGAGCGGACGGTGGTCACGATGGTCAATCGATCTGGGTCCACCTGCTACCTGGGGGGATACCCGGGAGTGGAGATGGTCGACTCCAGCGGCCATAACCTCGGGGATGCGCAGTGGAGCACCGACTCGTTCTTCGGCACCTATGCCGCGCCGCACCGCGTCGAGATCTCAGCTGGCGGCTCGACCTTCCTTGAGCTGACCTATGGTGGGAACGATCCGTGCGGGACCACTCCGGCACAGCATCCGGCCAGCCTCAAGATCACGCCTCCGGGTGCCTACGACTCGGCGACGATCTCCGCCAACCCAAATCCCGGCACGATGACTGTTTGCGCCAATTATTTCCAGGTGCATCCGGTGGGATCGGGCCTGCAAACGCGCTAGCGCTAGTGGCCGACGGGGCCGTAGTAGCCGTTTAGGTCGATGACGACGTCGGCGTAGCCCGCGGCATTGTAGACGTCGAACCCGGTGGGACCCAGCTTGGTGACGACCAGGTTGGGGATCGTCTGCCCGGTCGTGAAGTTCAGGTCGGAGGCCAGCGGCTGTGGCGTCCCATCGGGCCACACCGTCAGGTAGCTGGGCGCCGCCGCACCGACCGAGGTGACGTTGGCGACAATCGCCGTGACCCCGATCGCGGCGGTGTCCACGAACTGGACAGTCGCCACGCCGGCATCCCGTATCGGCCCGAAACCGGACCGCGTGTCGAGGATCCGCTGCGGCGGGATCGCCACGAAGCGGCTGCCACCGGCGGCGCTGTTCGCGTCGGTGAACCATCCGTTGACGTCCACCACGACGTCGACCCGGCCGTAAGCGTTGAAGATTCCGATCTGGCCACCGGAACCGACCGGGACGATGACCCGGTTCGGCAATGACTGGCCGGCCTGGAAATTGAGGTTCGAGGTCGCCGGCAGCGCGGATCCGGCGGGAAATATCGACAGATTGCTCGCCGAGCTGGCGTTGGTCGCCGTCACGTTCAGCGCCACCGCGGCGACACCGGCCGGCGGCACGCCGCCCCGCCCGGTCACCTGGAGATTGCGGATCTGCCGCTGGCCGACCGGCCCGCCGTTACTTCGGGTGTCGAGCAGCCGGGCGGGCGGCAGCGCATTGAAGAGCCCGGCGTTGGTCGGGGACGCACTCGGGCCATACCAGCCTTCGACATCGACCACCACGTCGGTCTGCCCGCCGCCATTGAAGAGGCTGACTACGCCGTTGGCCCCGATGGGCACCGTCACCAGGTTCGCCAGGGTGACCCCAGCCGTCCAATTCAGATTCGATGTTCCGGGCCGACTACTTCCCGCCGGGTAGACGGTCAGGTAGCTGGGTGCGGTCGTGTTGGTCGCGGTGACGTTGAGCACCACAGAGTCAGCGCCGCTGGAGGGGACGCCGCCACGCCCCAGCACCGCCAGATTGAGAGTTCCCCCGGGCCCGATCGGGCGCGGCGGAACGCCGCCGGTGCCGTCGCGGGTGTCGAGGATGCGAGCCGGGTTGAGCGGCTGATAGGTGTCTTGCGGAACCGGCGTTGGGCCCTGGAAGGTCGACGACGCGGTGCTCATGCCGGGGCCGACTGCATTGCCGCCCATGATCACCGCCATGTTGTTGAAGGTCGCGTAGGACGACTCGAAGGTCGACTTGCTAATCCACTGCGTCCCGAACCAGGGATTGTTGACGAGGACGAAGCCATTGGTCACACCCCGAACCACGGCGGCATGCTCATACGGACTCCCGAACTGGACCGTTCGTCCGTCGAAGGCGACGTAATGGGTGACGCGGTGATAGATCCAGTCGAAGGAGATCCAGGCGATGACCGGTTGACCGGCCAGCACGGCCTGGTAGATGCTCGATGGCGCAATCCCTTCGCCGGCCTGGGCGACCGTGGCGCCATCGGCCTGGGCCACTCGGGCGATCGGCGCGTAGTACACCCCGTAGCCGGTCAGCCCACGCTCGCTGCCGTCGACGTTCCCTACAAAGCTCGCATACGGATCGCCCCAATGAAAGCCAGATGAATCCGAGGTCGGCGCCCGCCGATCGGCTCCGATCTGACTCAGCAAGGTGTCCTCCGCGACATTGATGCCGTACGCGCCCAGGGTCATTCGCAAGGCGGCCGCTTCGCAGCTGAGCCCGTGCTGCTGGTGATACTGCGGGACCGAGAGGATCCGCCAGTTGGTGGCCTGGGCGGTGAACGTCATCGCCGCCTCCGCCGACCATGGGCTCGCCAGCGCGCCGATGCCCGCGAGCACGGTGGCAGCGATCATCCAGGAGCGGCGAGCCGGCGCGAATCGATGATTTGTCTTCAGTCCGATACCTCCTCGAGGCCTGCCGCGAGCGTGAGTGGCATCCTACAAGAAAAGGGACCAGTCGGCCTGTTATCGGGCCCAGCTAACTCGGCGACGACTTTCGGGCAGAATCAGTTGCCCGAAGGCGCACGCCATTGACACGGACCGTTTCGCTAGACTCGGGGTCCACAGTTAGGCGATAACGTAAGCGGTAGGAAGGGAGGGATCTATTCGGTGAAGAAGCTGCTGCTTCTCCCTGTGGTGCTTACGACGCTCCGTCTTGCCTTCGCGTTCATCATGCCGCGACGGCCGCCACCGACCTTCGATCGCTGGCTCCGGCCGCCCACCTGAACTTGCCGTCCGTCTTATCGGCCGGTAGCGGAAGCGAGGTCGCTGCCAGGCCGGCTGGAAGCACGGGAAATCTGGGGTCGTCGGCTTTACCCGGAGGGTCGTCATCGCCCGGAGGGTCGTCATCGACACGCCAGGACTCGACCAACCGGCCGTTGATCACGATCCAGGACGGAGGCCACGCGGCCACCGCCGGCCATGTGAACTGCGGCCGCTTTGGCGGTGGCTTCCACGGCGGCAAGCACCTCGATGTCCGAACCTGTCGATCGCCCAGTCTCATGGCGCGCCGGGGGCCACCGGCGGCGAGGGGCTATCCGCGTCGAGCGTTTACCAGGCGGTGCTCAGCGGGCAGCCGGTCATCGCCTGGACCGAGGTCGGCTGGTTCCGCCCCGCGATTCACAGCTGGACCGCCTGGGATGGGCGCAGTATCCAGTACTCGCTGGACGAGCACACGGTCGTCCTCACCGGGTTGACGTTGACCGATGTCCGGGTGAATGATCCCTGGCATGGAACCCAGTACTGGGTGAGCCGGAGCACGTTCGAGATCTCCTGGGCTGACTTCAACCGGATGGCGGTCATCCTGAAATAGGCCCCGATGACCGGCAGGGCCGTTCGGTTCTTGCCTAGTCAGTATGGACGGACCGGCGAACTCGCGCTAAAACGTGGATTGCGGCGACTCAAAGCTGAACTCTGGATGGCTATCGAAGGTCCGTCCGAACTCAAAGCGACTGGGAATTCCTGCCCGAAAGGGCAAACCCAGACTGCCTGGAACGTGACACGATCCGACTACCACTTGGGGCTAGTCCAATCGGGCATTCTTCACCATATCTAAATGAGCCTTAAGCCTTCCCTGTTGACATAGGCGATGTGGACCTGTCAGGATGCGCGATAA
The nucleotide sequence above comes from Candidatus Dormiibacterota bacterium. Encoded proteins:
- a CDS encoding DUF4232 domain-containing protein — translated: MRSRRLVVIVAGPATLMAASLLAACSPGTAGFPASSPTASAISSPTQQPAISAVPSATDQSTPAGTSMSRCATGWLQMSRGVTQGATGNERTVVTMVNRSGSTCYLGGYPGVEMVDSSGHNLGDAQWSTDSFFGTYAAPHRVEISAGGSTFLELTYGGNDPCGTTPAQHPASLKITPPGAYDSATISANPNPGTMTVCANYFQVHPVGSGLQTR
- a CDS encoding C39 family peptidase, which codes for MIAATVLAGIGALASPWSAEAAMTFTAQATNWRILSVPQYHQQHGLSCEAAALRMTLGAYGINVAEDTLLSQIGADRRAPTSDSSGFHWGDPYASFVGNVDGSERGLTGYGVYYAPIARVAQADGATVAQAGEGIAPSSIYQAVLAGQPVIAWISFDWIYHRVTHYVAFDGRTVQFGSPYEHAAVVRGVTNGFVLVNNPWFGTQWISKSTFESSYATFNNMAVIMGGNAVGPGMSTASSTFQGPTPVPQDTYQPLNPARILDTRDGTGGVPPRPIGPGGTLNLAVLGRGGVPSSGADSVVLNVTATNTTAPSYLTVYPAGSSRPGTSNLNWTAGVTLANLVTVPIGANGVVSLFNGGGQTDVVVDVEGWYGPSASPTNAGLFNALPPARLLDTRSNGGPVGQRQIRNLQVTGRGGVPPAGVAAVALNVTATNASSASNLSIFPAGSALPATSNLNFQAGQSLPNRVIVPVGSGGQIGIFNAYGRVDVVVDVNGWFTDANSAAGGSRFVAIPPQRILDTRSGFGPIRDAGVATVQFVDTAAIGVTAIVANVTSVGAAAPSYLTVWPDGTPQPLASDLNFTTGQTIPNLVVTKLGPTGFDVYNAAGYADVVIDLNGYYGPVGH
- a CDS encoding C39 family peptidase; this encodes MAQSHGAPGATGGEGLSASSVYQAVLSGQPVIAWTEVGWFRPAIHSWTAWDGRSIQYSLDEHTVVLTGLTLTDVRVNDPWHGTQYWVSRSTFEISWADFNRMAVILK